One Clavelina lepadiformis chromosome 1, kaClaLepa1.1, whole genome shotgun sequence genomic region harbors:
- the LOC143453254 gene encoding uncharacterized protein LOC143453254 isoform X2: protein MTSFEVGDFVWAKMTGYPYWPAKVVEPDKDVKKPSKKVEMYFIRFYGTGDFAWTKADLIHKYDENKEKYSLGSKRSGFLDAVKSIEHAVERREKGLPDTSDEEEEESEPESEGSDDQPLAKKAKSEQGSSMETAATPPAKKRRKVAKKSLPTREELTLKHQNMAHYLLTRSQLLPTDPNQFISAVSTPTTEQRNLTTDSRLSPDTTADADSTTNIVPKDIIPTDKSIGFLGLGIMGVPMALNLVKAGHEVTVWNRSQARCTPLVEAGAKQGTSPADVVQHCDIIFSCVSDANAVRDLVIGNTGVLQGISAGKGYIEMSTVDSDTIKEISEAITMRGGRFLEAPVSGNKKSAEQGKLVILAAGDRSLYMDAYSCFEALGKKTFFLGELGSGGNTKLIVNMLMGSFMASLAEGLSLAEKAGVDQYTLLDVLNLSDIACPLVKTKGAAILEGHFPASFPLKHQQKDMRLSLQMGEELEQPLHVAGAANELYKRTKAIGFGDRDMSCVYRAVNA from the exons ATGACATCATTTGAAGTAGGCGACTTCGTATG GGCAAAGATGACTGGATATCCATACTGGCCAGCTAAG GTTGTTGAGCCTGATAAAGACGTGAAGAAGCCGAGCAAGAAAgttgaaatgtattttattcGGTTTTACGGAACAGGAGATTT TGCATGGACCAAAGCAGATTTAATCCATAAATACGATGAAAACAAGGAAAAATACTCATTAGGCTCTAAGCGCTCTGGGTTCCTTGATGCAGTGAAGAGCATCGAGCACGCGGTGGAGCGCAGAGAAAAAG GACTCCCAGACACTAGTGATGAGGAGGAAGAAGAGTCGGAACCAGAGTCGGAAGGTAGTGATGACCAGCCGCTTGCTAAGAAGGCGAAGAGCGAGCAAGGAAGCTCCATGGAG ACGGCTGCAACTCCTCCagcaaagaaaagaagaaaggTCGCAAAAAAATCTCTTCCAACAAGAGAAGAG CTCACACTGAAGCATCAGAATATGGCACACTATCTACTAACACGAAGTCAGTTATTGCCCACAGATCCAAACCAATTCATTTCCGCTGTT TCAACTCCAACGACAGAGCAACGAAATTTAACGACTGATTCCCGTTTGTCTCCCGATACCACAGCAGATGCGGACAGTACGACCAATATTGTGCCCAAGGATATCATTCCAACAGacaaaag CATTGGATTTCTCGGACTCGGAATTATGGGGGTACCGATGGCTTTAAATCTCGTCAAAGCCGGACACGAGGTCACAGTGTGGAACCGAAGCCAGGCAAG GTGCACGCCTCTGGTGGAAGCTGGTGCAAAACAAGGGACTTCCCCTGCTGACGTGGTCcaacattgtgacatcatatttTCATGTGTTTCTGATGCTAACGCTGTTCGTGAC CTGGTCATTGGAAACACTGGAGTCTTACAAGGCATATCTGCTGGCAAGGGTTATATTGAAATGTCCACAGTTGATTCAGATACGATAAAAGAAATATCAGag GCAATCACCATGAGAGGAGGAAGATTCCTCGAAGCTCCGGTGTCTGGGAACAAGAAATCGGCAGAACAAGGGAAGTTGGTGATCCTGGCAGCGGGAGATCGATCTCTCTACATGGATGCTTACTCCTGCTTTGAAGCTCTCGGGAAGAAAACTTTCTTCCTCG GAGAGCTGGGTAGCGGAGGAAACACAAAGTTGATCGTTAACATGTTGATGGGCTCCTTCATGGCGTCACTAGCTGAGGGTCTGTCATTGGCTGAGAAGGCCGGAGTGGACCAGTACACACTGCTTGATGTGCTTAACTTGAGCGACATCGCCTGCCCTCTGGTCAAGACAAAAGGAGCGGCAATATTAGAG GGTCATTTTCCAGCAAGCTTTCCACTCAAACACCAGCAGAAAGACATGAGGCTCAGCCTACAAATGGGGGAAGAACTAGAACAACCACTACATGTCGCTGGTGCAGCAAATGAG cTTTATAAGAGAACGAAAGCGATTGGATTTGGTGACCGAGACATGTCCTGTGTATATCGGGCAGTCAATGCTTGA
- the LOC143453254 gene encoding uncharacterized protein LOC143453254 isoform X1 — translation MTSFEVGDFVWAKMTGYPYWPAKVVEPDKDVKKPSKKVEMYFIRFYGTGDFAWTKADLIHKYDENKEKYSLGSKRSGFLDAVKSIEHAVERREKGLPDTSDEEEEESEPESEGSDDQPLAKKAKSEQGSSMETAATPPAKKRRKVAKKSLPTREELTLKHQNMAHYLLTRSQLLPTDPNQFISAVVSTDSTPTTEQRNLTTDSRLSPDTTADADSTTNIVPKDIIPTDKSIGFLGLGIMGVPMALNLVKAGHEVTVWNRSQARCTPLVEAGAKQGTSPADVVQHCDIIFSCVSDANAVRDLVIGNTGVLQGISAGKGYIEMSTVDSDTIKEISEAITMRGGRFLEAPVSGNKKSAEQGKLVILAAGDRSLYMDAYSCFEALGKKTFFLGELGSGGNTKLIVNMLMGSFMASLAEGLSLAEKAGVDQYTLLDVLNLSDIACPLVKTKGAAILEGHFPASFPLKHQQKDMRLSLQMGEELEQPLHVAGAANELYKRTKAIGFGDRDMSCVYRAVNA, via the exons ATGACATCATTTGAAGTAGGCGACTTCGTATG GGCAAAGATGACTGGATATCCATACTGGCCAGCTAAG GTTGTTGAGCCTGATAAAGACGTGAAGAAGCCGAGCAAGAAAgttgaaatgtattttattcGGTTTTACGGAACAGGAGATTT TGCATGGACCAAAGCAGATTTAATCCATAAATACGATGAAAACAAGGAAAAATACTCATTAGGCTCTAAGCGCTCTGGGTTCCTTGATGCAGTGAAGAGCATCGAGCACGCGGTGGAGCGCAGAGAAAAAG GACTCCCAGACACTAGTGATGAGGAGGAAGAAGAGTCGGAACCAGAGTCGGAAGGTAGTGATGACCAGCCGCTTGCTAAGAAGGCGAAGAGCGAGCAAGGAAGCTCCATGGAG ACGGCTGCAACTCCTCCagcaaagaaaagaagaaaggTCGCAAAAAAATCTCTTCCAACAAGAGAAGAG CTCACACTGAAGCATCAGAATATGGCACACTATCTACTAACACGAAGTCAGTTATTGCCCACAGATCCAAACCAATTCATTTCCGCTGTTGTGAGTACTGAT TCAACTCCAACGACAGAGCAACGAAATTTAACGACTGATTCCCGTTTGTCTCCCGATACCACAGCAGATGCGGACAGTACGACCAATATTGTGCCCAAGGATATCATTCCAACAGacaaaag CATTGGATTTCTCGGACTCGGAATTATGGGGGTACCGATGGCTTTAAATCTCGTCAAAGCCGGACACGAGGTCACAGTGTGGAACCGAAGCCAGGCAAG GTGCACGCCTCTGGTGGAAGCTGGTGCAAAACAAGGGACTTCCCCTGCTGACGTGGTCcaacattgtgacatcatatttTCATGTGTTTCTGATGCTAACGCTGTTCGTGAC CTGGTCATTGGAAACACTGGAGTCTTACAAGGCATATCTGCTGGCAAGGGTTATATTGAAATGTCCACAGTTGATTCAGATACGATAAAAGAAATATCAGag GCAATCACCATGAGAGGAGGAAGATTCCTCGAAGCTCCGGTGTCTGGGAACAAGAAATCGGCAGAACAAGGGAAGTTGGTGATCCTGGCAGCGGGAGATCGATCTCTCTACATGGATGCTTACTCCTGCTTTGAAGCTCTCGGGAAGAAAACTTTCTTCCTCG GAGAGCTGGGTAGCGGAGGAAACACAAAGTTGATCGTTAACATGTTGATGGGCTCCTTCATGGCGTCACTAGCTGAGGGTCTGTCATTGGCTGAGAAGGCCGGAGTGGACCAGTACACACTGCTTGATGTGCTTAACTTGAGCGACATCGCCTGCCCTCTGGTCAAGACAAAAGGAGCGGCAATATTAGAG GGTCATTTTCCAGCAAGCTTTCCACTCAAACACCAGCAGAAAGACATGAGGCTCAGCCTACAAATGGGGGAAGAACTAGAACAACCACTACATGTCGCTGGTGCAGCAAATGAG cTTTATAAGAGAACGAAAGCGATTGGATTTGGTGACCGAGACATGTCCTGTGTATATCGGGCAGTCAATGCTTGA
- the LOC143453254 gene encoding uncharacterized protein LOC143453254 isoform X3 yields the protein MTSFEVGDFVWAKMTGYPYWPAKVVEPDKDVKKPSKKVEMYFIRFYGTGDFAWTKADLIHKYDENKEKYSLGSKRSGFLDAVKSIEHAVERREKGLPDTSDEEEEESEPESEGSDDQPLAKKAKSEQGSSMETAATPPAKKRRKVAKKSLPTREESTPTTEQRNLTTDSRLSPDTTADADSTTNIVPKDIIPTDKSIGFLGLGIMGVPMALNLVKAGHEVTVWNRSQARCTPLVEAGAKQGTSPADVVQHCDIIFSCVSDANAVRDLVIGNTGVLQGISAGKGYIEMSTVDSDTIKEISEAITMRGGRFLEAPVSGNKKSAEQGKLVILAAGDRSLYMDAYSCFEALGKKTFFLGELGSGGNTKLIVNMLMGSFMASLAEGLSLAEKAGVDQYTLLDVLNLSDIACPLVKTKGAAILEGHFPASFPLKHQQKDMRLSLQMGEELEQPLHVAGAANELYKRTKAIGFGDRDMSCVYRAVNA from the exons ATGACATCATTTGAAGTAGGCGACTTCGTATG GGCAAAGATGACTGGATATCCATACTGGCCAGCTAAG GTTGTTGAGCCTGATAAAGACGTGAAGAAGCCGAGCAAGAAAgttgaaatgtattttattcGGTTTTACGGAACAGGAGATTT TGCATGGACCAAAGCAGATTTAATCCATAAATACGATGAAAACAAGGAAAAATACTCATTAGGCTCTAAGCGCTCTGGGTTCCTTGATGCAGTGAAGAGCATCGAGCACGCGGTGGAGCGCAGAGAAAAAG GACTCCCAGACACTAGTGATGAGGAGGAAGAAGAGTCGGAACCAGAGTCGGAAGGTAGTGATGACCAGCCGCTTGCTAAGAAGGCGAAGAGCGAGCAAGGAAGCTCCATGGAG ACGGCTGCAACTCCTCCagcaaagaaaagaagaaaggTCGCAAAAAAATCTCTTCCAACAAGAGAAGAG TCAACTCCAACGACAGAGCAACGAAATTTAACGACTGATTCCCGTTTGTCTCCCGATACCACAGCAGATGCGGACAGTACGACCAATATTGTGCCCAAGGATATCATTCCAACAGacaaaag CATTGGATTTCTCGGACTCGGAATTATGGGGGTACCGATGGCTTTAAATCTCGTCAAAGCCGGACACGAGGTCACAGTGTGGAACCGAAGCCAGGCAAG GTGCACGCCTCTGGTGGAAGCTGGTGCAAAACAAGGGACTTCCCCTGCTGACGTGGTCcaacattgtgacatcatatttTCATGTGTTTCTGATGCTAACGCTGTTCGTGAC CTGGTCATTGGAAACACTGGAGTCTTACAAGGCATATCTGCTGGCAAGGGTTATATTGAAATGTCCACAGTTGATTCAGATACGATAAAAGAAATATCAGag GCAATCACCATGAGAGGAGGAAGATTCCTCGAAGCTCCGGTGTCTGGGAACAAGAAATCGGCAGAACAAGGGAAGTTGGTGATCCTGGCAGCGGGAGATCGATCTCTCTACATGGATGCTTACTCCTGCTTTGAAGCTCTCGGGAAGAAAACTTTCTTCCTCG GAGAGCTGGGTAGCGGAGGAAACACAAAGTTGATCGTTAACATGTTGATGGGCTCCTTCATGGCGTCACTAGCTGAGGGTCTGTCATTGGCTGAGAAGGCCGGAGTGGACCAGTACACACTGCTTGATGTGCTTAACTTGAGCGACATCGCCTGCCCTCTGGTCAAGACAAAAGGAGCGGCAATATTAGAG GGTCATTTTCCAGCAAGCTTTCCACTCAAACACCAGCAGAAAGACATGAGGCTCAGCCTACAAATGGGGGAAGAACTAGAACAACCACTACATGTCGCTGGTGCAGCAAATGAG cTTTATAAGAGAACGAAAGCGATTGGATTTGGTGACCGAGACATGTCCTGTGTATATCGGGCAGTCAATGCTTGA